A DNA window from Paraclostridium bifermentans contains the following coding sequences:
- the cdaA gene encoding diadenylate cyclase CdaA — translation MFNIDSFWQGFVSLASNVNIPDIVDIAIVTYIFYKVYTFIKDTRAEQVLKGMLFLLVATKVSEIFNLHTLYWMLENTLTVGLIAVLIIFQPELRSGLEYIGRTKFTFLGKNNYTISEDELKKDIEEIVECLYSLSRQKIGALIIMERDTRIGEVINTGTIIDAEISRQLLINIFIPNTPLHDGAVVIRDGKVKAAACFLPLTESKDLSKDLGTRHRAAIGVSEISDCLSLIVSEETGAVSIAKSGKLYRNMTKERLTNILRSNLKSSDQDQEKGFLKGGIFR, via the coding sequence GTGTTTAATATAGATTCTTTTTGGCAAGGTTTTGTTAGTTTAGCAAGTAATGTAAATATACCAGACATAGTAGATATAGCAATCGTTACCTATATATTTTATAAAGTATATACTTTTATAAAGGATACTAGGGCAGAGCAAGTTTTGAAAGGAATGTTATTTCTTTTAGTGGCGACTAAAGTCAGTGAAATATTTAATTTACATACATTATACTGGATGTTAGAAAATACTTTAACAGTAGGTTTGATTGCAGTCCTTATAATATTCCAACCAGAGCTTAGATCTGGACTTGAATATATAGGAAGAACTAAATTTACTTTTTTAGGTAAAAATAATTATACTATATCAGAGGATGAGCTTAAAAAAGATATAGAAGAAATAGTTGAGTGTCTATACTCATTATCAAGACAAAAAATAGGTGCCCTTATAATAATGGAAAGAGATACTAGAATAGGGGAAGTTATAAATACTGGAACTATAATTGATGCTGAGATATCTAGACAGTTATTAATAAATATATTTATACCTAATACACCTCTTCATGACGGGGCGGTTGTTATTAGAGATGGAAAAGTTAAGGCTGCAGCATGCTTCTTACCACTTACTGAAAGTAAGGACTTAAGTAAAGATTTAGGGACAAGACATAGAGCAGCCATAGGTGTAAGTGAAATTTCGGATTGTTTATCACTTATAGTATCAGAAGAAACAGGAGCAGTATCAATAGCTAAGTCAGGAAAATTATATAGAAATATGACTAAAGAAAGATTAACTAATATATTACGAAGCAATTTAAAATCTAGTGATCAAGATCAAGAAAAAGGCTTTTTAAAAGGTGGTATATTTAGATGA